The following are from one region of the Penaeus vannamei isolate JL-2024 chromosome 28, ASM4276789v1, whole genome shotgun sequence genome:
- the LOC138866991 gene encoding uncharacterized protein gives MVVALVVAFAAAGHFGGGGFGGGFGGGFGGGKFGGFSGGGFRGGFGGGHRGFGGGFGGFGGGHGGFGGGRGFGGYGR, from the exons ATGGTCGTGGCCCTCGTggtcgccttcgccgccgccggtCACTTCGGCGGAGGTGGATTTGGTGGAGGCTTTGGTGGTGGATTTGGCGGAGGAAAATTCGGTGGATTCAGCGGCGGAGGATTCagaggtggatttggag GTGGACACAGAGGCTTCGGTGGAGGTttcggaggattcggaggcggacACGGAGGGTTCGGAGGAGGACGTGGATTTGGAG GATATGGACGGTAG